In Canis lupus dingo isolate Sandy chromosome 12, ASM325472v2, whole genome shotgun sequence, the following proteins share a genomic window:
- the SNRPC gene encoding U1 small nuclear ribonucleoprotein C isoform X1: MWRFYCDYCDTYLTHDSPSVRKTHCSGRKHKENVKDYYQKWMEEQAQSLIDKTSTFQCLVLMLLMCRCISTRKDTSYSILCSSSCRGNDPTSPQSPGSSSPWYDASPPYGGPSHDANDGPSSSWDDASGTCSWNEAAYGRPYANDAWAPNDETSCSSHDGAHSARNDSTRQIRRDRNLFIFILYYLFYFTRRSWCCDSGCFLTA, encoded by the exons CCATCTGTGAGAAAGACACACTGCAGTGGtaggaaacacaaagagaatgtgaaagactactatcagaaatggatggaagagcaggctcagagcctgatcgACAAAACAAGTACATTTCAGTGTCTTGTTCTGATGCTCTTGATGTG CCGCTGCATTTCAACAAGGAAAGATACCTCCTACTccattctctgctcctcctcctgcaggggcAATGATCCCACCTCCCCCCAGTCTCC CGGGTCCTCCTCGCCCTGGTATGATGCCAGCCCCCCATATGGGGGGCCCTCCCATGATGCCAATGAtgggccctcctcctcctgggatgATGCCAgtgggacctg CTCCTGGAATGAGGCCGCCTATGGGAGGCCATATGCCAATGATGCCTGGGCCCCCAATGATGAGACCTCCTGCTCGTCCCATGATGGTGCCCACTCGGCCAGGAATGACTCGACCAGACAGATAAGGAGAGACAGGAAcctctttatattcattttatattacttgttcTACTTCACCAGGAGATCATGGTGCTGTGACTCTGGGTGTTTTCTAACAGCATGA